One Pectobacterium polaris DNA window includes the following coding sequences:
- a CDS encoding ABC transporter permease, with protein MAEQNRSEQDKTSQHGSTHFSTRRLRALCLKETRQILRDPSSGLIAFVIPLLLLFIFGYGINLDSSRLHVGILMEQQSEDARDLANTFAASPFIEPTISNNRQYLIQQMQAGSIRGLIVIPTDFAERLARPGDRAPIQVITDGSEPNTANFVQGYAEGIWLLWQQQRAEDRGETFEQLFDVQSRYWFNPAAISQHFIIPGAITIIMTVIGAILTSLVIAREWERGTMEALLSTQVTRAELLLSKLIPYYFLGMVAMTLCILVSTFIMQVPYRGSLILLFVISSLFLASTLGMGLLISTLTRNQFNAAMVALNAAFLPAIMLSGFIFEIDSMPEFVRGVSYIIPARYFVSTLQTLFLAGNIGTVLMTNLLFLILSALVFIGLTAWQTRRRLD; from the coding sequence ATGGCTGAACAGAATAGGTCAGAGCAAGATAAAACGAGCCAGCATGGCAGCACGCATTTTTCCACGCGTCGCCTGCGGGCGCTGTGCCTGAAAGAAACCCGCCAAATTTTGCGCGACCCCAGTAGCGGGCTGATTGCGTTCGTCATTCCGCTGCTGTTGCTGTTTATCTTTGGCTACGGCATCAATCTGGATTCCAGCCGCCTACACGTCGGTATCCTGATGGAACAGCAGAGCGAAGACGCGCGCGATCTGGCGAATACCTTCGCGGCGTCGCCGTTTATCGAGCCGACCATCAGCAATAATCGTCAGTACCTGATTCAACAGATGCAGGCCGGCAGCATTCGCGGGCTGATCGTCATCCCCACCGACTTTGCCGAACGGCTGGCGCGGCCGGGCGATCGTGCACCGATCCAGGTCATTACCGACGGTAGCGAACCCAACACGGCGAATTTTGTGCAGGGATACGCAGAAGGCATCTGGCTGCTGTGGCAACAGCAGCGGGCGGAAGATCGCGGCGAGACGTTCGAGCAGCTTTTCGACGTGCAATCGCGCTACTGGTTTAATCCGGCCGCCATCAGCCAGCATTTCATCATCCCCGGCGCGATCACCATCATCATGACGGTGATTGGTGCCATCCTCACCTCGCTGGTGATTGCCCGCGAGTGGGAGCGCGGGACGATGGAGGCGCTGCTCTCTACGCAGGTCACCCGTGCCGAGCTGCTGCTGTCCAAACTCATCCCTTATTACTTTCTTGGGATGGTCGCCATGACGCTGTGTATTCTGGTCTCCACCTTCATTATGCAGGTGCCCTATCGCGGTTCACTGATTTTGCTGTTTGTTATTAGCAGCCTGTTTCTTGCCAGCACGCTGGGCATGGGGCTGCTGATCTCCACCCTCACCCGCAACCAGTTCAACGCTGCGATGGTGGCGCTGAATGCGGCATTCCTGCCGGCCATCATGCTGTCCGGCTTTATTTTTGAAATCGACAGCATGCCGGAATTTGTCCGCGGCGTGTCGTACATCATCCCGGCGCGCTATTTTGTCAGCACGCTGCAAACGCTGTTTCTCGCGGGGAATATCGGTACGGTGCTGATGACTAACCTGCTGTTTCTCATTCTCTCCGCGCTGGTCTTTATTGGTCTGACGGCCTGGCAAACCCGTCGCAGGCTGGATTAG
- a CDS encoding ATP-binding cassette domain-containing protein, whose translation MTNSPAQIALDGLEKRFTGQDKPALASLTAEIHSGAVTGLVGPDGAGKTTLLRMLAGLLTPSNGTLRVANLDPIKEDRQLHAILGYMPQKFGLYEDLTVMENLTLYADLRGITGEVRRETFARLLSFTDLTRFTDRLAGKLSGGMKQKLGLACTLLGQPKILLLDEPGVGVDPISRRELWHMVHELADDGMLILWSTSYLDEAEQCRDVLLLNEGELLYRGAPRDLTARMAGRCILMDTGTRRHRDVLQEALRLPQVSDGVIQGQYVRLMLKPDADRASLLSALNLGADSLHDTDPRFEDAFIDLLGGGPASDSSLASIMPQIDVSGGETVIEAQALTKKFGDFAATDHVSFQVKRGEIFGLLGPNGAGKSTTFKMMCGLLVPTDGKALVLDMDLKTSSGKARQHLGYMAQKFSLYGNLTVEQNLRFFSGVYGLKGKAQRDKMAGMTDAFNFQPIYRQTPDALPLGFKQRLALACALMHEPDILFLDEPTSGVDPLTRREFWIHINGMVNRGVTVMVTTHFMDEAEYCDRIGLVYRGKLIASGTPDELKHQAASTQTPSPTMEEAFIALIQAYDGEAEHG comes from the coding sequence ATGACTAATTCTCCCGCGCAGATCGCGTTGGACGGGCTGGAAAAACGCTTTACTGGACAGGATAAACCCGCGCTTGCCAGCCTCACCGCCGAGATACACAGCGGTGCGGTTACCGGATTGGTTGGCCCCGACGGCGCGGGTAAAACCACCCTGCTGCGCATGCTGGCCGGATTATTAACCCCCAGTAACGGAACACTGCGCGTGGCGAATCTGGATCCCATCAAAGAAGATCGTCAGCTGCATGCCATTTTGGGCTATATGCCGCAAAAATTCGGGCTGTATGAAGACCTGACGGTGATGGAAAACCTGACGCTGTATGCCGACTTGCGCGGTATCACCGGCGAAGTACGCAGAGAAACGTTCGCGCGCCTGCTGTCATTTACCGATCTGACCCGCTTTACCGACAGGCTAGCAGGCAAGCTGTCCGGCGGCATGAAACAGAAGCTGGGGCTGGCCTGTACACTGCTGGGGCAGCCTAAGATACTCCTGCTGGATGAGCCGGGCGTGGGCGTCGACCCGATCTCTCGCCGCGAACTGTGGCACATGGTGCACGAACTGGCCGACGACGGTATGTTGATCCTGTGGAGCACGTCTTATCTTGATGAGGCGGAACAGTGTCGGGATGTGCTGCTGCTGAACGAAGGTGAGCTGCTGTATCGCGGTGCGCCGCGCGATCTGACCGCACGCATGGCCGGACGCTGTATCCTGATGGATACTGGAACGCGCCGACATCGGGATGTGTTACAGGAAGCGCTGCGTCTGCCACAGGTCAGTGACGGTGTGATTCAGGGGCAATATGTCAGGCTGATGCTAAAACCCGATGCGGATCGCGCATCACTGCTCTCCGCCTTGAATCTGGGAGCAGACAGCCTGCATGACACCGATCCGCGCTTTGAAGATGCCTTTATCGACCTGCTGGGCGGCGGCCCGGCCAGTGATTCATCGCTGGCGAGCATCATGCCGCAGATTGACGTTAGCGGCGGTGAAACGGTAATTGAAGCCCAGGCGCTGACGAAAAAATTTGGCGATTTCGCGGCAACCGATCACGTCAGTTTTCAGGTGAAGCGAGGCGAAATCTTCGGCCTGCTCGGCCCGAACGGCGCGGGAAAATCGACCACCTTCAAGATGATGTGCGGCCTACTGGTACCGACTGACGGCAAAGCGCTGGTGCTCGACATGGATTTGAAAACCAGCTCCGGTAAAGCCCGCCAGCATTTGGGTTACATGGCGCAAAAGTTCTCGCTCTACGGCAACCTGACCGTCGAACAGAACCTGCGCTTTTTCTCCGGCGTCTATGGACTCAAGGGCAAGGCACAGCGCGATAAAATGGCCGGAATGACCGACGCCTTCAATTTCCAGCCCATTTATCGCCAAACGCCGGACGCCCTGCCCTTGGGGTTCAAGCAGCGGCTGGCGCTAGCCTGTGCGCTGATGCACGAACCCGACATTCTGTTTCTCGACGAACCAACCTCCGGCGTCGATCCGCTGACCCGGCGCGAGTTCTGGATACATATCAACGGTATGGTCAACCGTGGCGTCACGGTGATGGTCACCACGCACTTCATGGACGAAGCCGAATACTGCGATCGTATCGGGCTGGTGTACCGCGGCAAGCTGATCGCCAGCGGCACGCCGGACGAACTGAAGCATCAGGCGGCCAGCACACAGACGCCATCACCGACGATGGAGGAAGCGTTTATTGCGCTGATTCAGGCGTACGACGGGGAGGCGGAGCATGGCTGA
- the hlyD gene encoding secretion protein HlyD, which produces MNKRKLAFAALVLVLLGAGYGFYHHQQQQEKPLTLYGNVDIRTVNLAFRVGGRVAELHVDEGDAVQAGQSLATLDAAPYLNAQHQAQANLASAQAQLQLSQEGYRQEEIAQVRSQVAQSQAAYDYTNSFYQRQQGLWDKRAISANMLDDARTSRNQALATLQAAKDKLSQFESGNRPQEIAAAQAAVAQAEAGLAQAELNKQDAELLAPSPGVILTRAAEKGSMLAAGSTVFTLSLTRPVWVRAYVSEKDLGRVVPGSQMLIYTDGRPNQPYHGKVGFVSPSAEFTPKSVETEDLRTDLVYRLRIVVNDPDDGLRQGMPVTLRFEDASTEDANRAHEPVRHD; this is translated from the coding sequence ATGAACAAGAGAAAACTGGCGTTCGCTGCCCTCGTTCTTGTCCTGCTCGGTGCGGGTTATGGCTTTTATCACCACCAGCAACAGCAGGAAAAACCGTTAACGCTCTACGGCAATGTGGATATCCGCACCGTCAATCTGGCCTTCCGCGTCGGCGGCAGAGTGGCCGAGCTGCACGTTGATGAAGGCGATGCTGTGCAGGCAGGACAATCGCTGGCAACTCTGGACGCCGCACCTTATCTGAACGCACAACATCAGGCACAGGCGAACCTCGCCAGCGCGCAGGCACAGCTTCAACTGTCGCAGGAAGGCTACCGACAGGAAGAGATCGCGCAGGTGCGATCTCAGGTTGCACAGAGTCAGGCAGCCTATGATTACACCAACAGCTTCTACCAGCGTCAGCAAGGGCTGTGGGACAAACGCGCGATTTCCGCCAACATGCTCGACGACGCCAGAACGTCACGTAATCAGGCGCTTGCAACACTACAGGCCGCGAAAGACAAGCTGAGCCAGTTCGAAAGCGGTAACCGACCGCAGGAAATTGCCGCCGCGCAGGCGGCGGTGGCACAGGCCGAAGCCGGACTGGCGCAGGCGGAGCTGAATAAACAGGATGCCGAACTGCTGGCACCGTCTCCCGGCGTGATCCTCACCCGCGCCGCCGAAAAAGGCAGCATGCTGGCGGCGGGCAGTACCGTTTTCACCCTTTCACTCACTCGCCCAGTTTGGGTACGCGCCTACGTGAGCGAGAAAGATCTCGGGCGTGTCGTGCCCGGTAGCCAGATGCTGATTTACACCGATGGCCGCCCCAATCAGCCCTATCATGGCAAAGTCGGCTTTGTCTCACCTAGCGCCGAATTCACACCGAAAAGCGTCGAAACGGAAGATCTCCGCACCGATTTGGTTTATCGCCTGCGCATTGTCGTTAACGATCCCGATGATGGCTTACGGCAAGGGATGCCGGTCACGCTACGTTTTGAAGACGCAAGCACCGAGGATGCCAATCGCGCTCACGAGCCCGTTCGCCATGACTAA
- a CDS encoding TonB-dependent receptor → MRTLLALMPCVLIAPAYAQDDTTKKGEASGDEMVITASRSNIQQQKAPQVVTVITKEQIEQQMQVTSDSSQILSNLLPSFSPSRQKMSGSGETFRGRAALVMIDGIPQSNPLRPTGREMHTIDYSMVERIEVIHGANATNGMGATGGVINIITRRPENGSFNQHVNVQTTIPTEKIRGETASYKTTYRLDGREDYLDYLFAIGYENQGLYLDGNNRPVGVDNTQGDTMDSRSYDLLAKVGYWLDDYQRIQLSVNRYNIKGENSYLSVPGIRAQGIPTTSVRGTPPGEAPHNSIWTTGFTYENHDLAGMKLSALVFNQRYEALFGATNSNTFQDPAIAPSGMLYEQSRSVANKYGTKLALTKDDLLDDTLKVTVGFDTLYDKGKQDLYLTKRTYVPEMEYTNYSPFIQGEYQLLDNVTLHAGVRHEIAKLRVGGYQTLAFYGGHSVEGGSPKFNETLYNAGIVYAATDSLSLFANYSEGFGMPDVGRALRSIRRSGVSLKNFDGFKPVVTDNVETGFRFKRDKFDFEASYYESKSKLGENVTESGGVFLSERQRTQIRGVEVTAGYQINEQHKVNASYAHSEGKYDDNKDGKVDTKFNGLNIAPDRLITSWSANWNDKWSSFVQANYAFGRSFDDAGMAFDGYLLMDAAVGYKLPYGRLNVAVANLLDKQYITYYSQAGLVNDTRYFSGRGRTVTLGYSVDF, encoded by the coding sequence ATGCGCACTTTACTCGCATTGATGCCATGCGTGCTGATTGCTCCGGCGTATGCACAGGATGACACGACCAAAAAGGGTGAGGCGAGTGGCGATGAGATGGTGATTACCGCCTCACGCTCGAATATCCAGCAGCAGAAAGCGCCGCAGGTGGTCACGGTGATTACCAAAGAGCAAATCGAGCAGCAGATGCAGGTCACCTCCGACTCGTCACAAATTCTCAGCAATCTGCTGCCTTCGTTCTCTCCCAGCCGTCAGAAAATGAGCGGCAGCGGTGAAACCTTCCGCGGCCGTGCCGCTCTGGTGATGATCGACGGCATTCCCCAGTCCAACCCGTTACGTCCGACCGGGCGTGAGATGCACACCATAGATTACTCGATGGTCGAGCGTATCGAAGTGATCCATGGCGCGAATGCCACCAACGGCATGGGCGCAACGGGGGGCGTGATTAATATTATTACCCGCCGACCGGAAAACGGCTCATTTAACCAGCACGTCAACGTACAGACCACGATTCCGACGGAAAAGATTCGCGGTGAAACCGCCAGCTATAAAACCACCTATCGGCTCGATGGGCGTGAAGACTATCTCGACTACCTATTCGCGATTGGTTATGAGAATCAGGGACTGTATCTGGACGGTAACAATCGTCCCGTCGGCGTGGATAACACGCAGGGCGATACCATGGACTCCCGTTCTTACGACCTGTTAGCGAAAGTCGGCTACTGGCTGGATGACTATCAGCGCATTCAACTGAGTGTAAACCGCTATAACATCAAAGGTGAAAATAGTTACCTGAGTGTCCCCGGTATTCGTGCTCAGGGTATCCCGACGACGTCAGTGCGCGGCACACCGCCGGGTGAAGCGCCACATAACAGCATATGGACGACCGGCTTTACTTACGAAAATCATGATCTTGCAGGAATGAAACTGTCCGCGCTGGTATTTAATCAGCGCTATGAGGCGCTATTTGGCGCAACGAACTCGAATACGTTTCAAGACCCTGCGATAGCGCCCAGCGGGATGCTGTATGAGCAATCTCGATCCGTTGCTAATAAATATGGCACTAAATTGGCGTTGACTAAAGACGACTTGCTGGATGATACGCTTAAAGTCACCGTCGGATTCGATACGCTGTACGATAAAGGGAAGCAGGATCTTTACCTGACCAAGCGTACCTATGTGCCGGAGATGGAATACACCAACTATTCACCGTTTATTCAGGGTGAATATCAACTGCTGGATAACGTCACATTGCATGCGGGTGTACGCCACGAAATCGCCAAGCTGCGCGTCGGTGGTTACCAAACGCTGGCATTTTATGGTGGTCATTCGGTAGAAGGCGGTAGCCCTAAATTTAATGAAACGCTGTATAACGCCGGTATCGTCTATGCGGCGACGGACTCGCTGAGTTTGTTTGCCAACTACTCGGAAGGGTTTGGTATGCCGGATGTGGGGCGTGCGCTGCGTTCCATCAGGCGTTCAGGTGTTAGTCTGAAAAACTTTGACGGCTTTAAGCCGGTTGTGACAGATAACGTAGAGACGGGGTTCCGTTTTAAGCGGGATAAGTTTGATTTTGAAGCCAGTTATTATGAGTCCAAATCGAAACTGGGCGAAAACGTGACGGAGAGCGGTGGCGTATTTTTGTCCGAACGCCAGCGCACTCAGATTCGCGGTGTTGAAGTGACTGCGGGCTATCAGATCAACGAGCAGCATAAAGTAAATGCCTCTTATGCGCATAGCGAAGGAAAATATGACGACAATAAAGATGGCAAAGTGGATACAAAATTCAACGGCCTGAATATTGCACCGGATCGTCTGATCACCAGTTGGTCGGCGAATTGGAACGATAAATGGAGCTCATTCGTGCAGGCGAATTATGCCTTTGGCCGCAGTTTTGACGATGCGGGTATGGCGTTTGACGGTTACCTGTTGATGGATGCGGCGGTGGGTTACAAGTTGCCATATGGTCGCCTCAACGTGGCGGTGGCTAACCTGCTGGATAAACAGTACATCACTTACTATTCGCAGGCGGGGCTTGTTAACGATACGCGCTATTTCTCTGGGCGCGGCCGCACGGTAACGCTGGGTTATTCGGTTGATTTCTAA